TTTAGCTCTTGTCGATGTTATTATGTCCTTTGTTCTATCTAAAGTTATATGATATAAGGAAAAGTAATGTCACATAAATGGTATGCTATACAGACTTACGCTGGAAGCGAAATGGCAGTAAAAAGAGGAATTGAAAATTTAGTAAAAGATCATGGAATAGAAGATCAGCTAAAAGAAGTTATAGTTCCTACAGAAGACGTAATTGAAATAAAAAATGGCAAGCAAAAAATCAACGAAAGAACTCTTTACCCAGGTTATGCTTTTGCATGCTTAGACCTTGATACAGCTCTTTGGCACAGGATTCAATCTTTACCAAAAGTTGGACGTTTTATTGGTGAAGCTAAAAAACCTACACCATTATCTGAAAAAGATATTAATACTATTTTGGAAAAAGTTCAAAAAAGAGCTGCGCCAAAACCTAAGATATTTTTTGAGGATGGTGAGAGTGTTCGTATAACAGAAGGTCCTTTTGCTAACTTTACAGGTATTGTTGAAGAATATGACATGATACATGGAAAACTTAGGCTTAATGTTTCTATTTTTGGTAGAAGCACCCCTGTTGATATTTTGTATTCACAAGTTGAGAAGATAATTTAAGGAGCAAGAAATGGCTAAAAAAGTTATAGGTGAAATAAAATTACAAATTGCTGCAACAAAAGCAAACCCTAGTCCGCCGGTTGGTCCAGCTCTTGGACAAAAAGGTGTTAATATTATGGAATTTTGTAAAGCCTTTAATGAGAGAACAAAAGATATGGTTGGGTTTAATATTCCAGTTGTTATAACTGTTTATGCTGATAAAAGTTTTACATTTATCACAAAACAGCCTCCTGCTACAGATCTTATTAAAAAGGCTGCAGGTATAACAAAAGGAACTGATAATCCTTTAAAAAATAAAGTAGGCAAACTAACAAAAGCTCAAGTTTTAGAAATAGTTGAGAAAAAACTTGTTGATTTAAATACAAATGATAAAGAGCAAGCAGCTAAAATTATTGCTGGTTCAGCTCGATCAATGGGTGTCGAAGTAATAGACTAAAACCTTTACCGTCAGGTTGATTAGCAAAAGACGGAAGCAATATATATGCGGAGAAATTTATGGGAAAAACTAGTAAGAGATTTCAAGAATTGCTCAAAAAAGTAGAGCAAGATAAAATTTATAACCTTAGTGAGGCTATTGATACAGTTAAAACTCTAGCTTCTGCTAAATTTAATGAAACAGTTGAGATTGCATTAAAATTAAATGTTGATCCAAGACATGCTGATCAAATGGTTCGTGGTTCAGTAGTTTTACCAGCTGGTACAGGTAAAACCGTAAGAGTTGCAGTTATTGCAAAAGATACTAAAGCTGATGAGGCAAAAGCAGCTGGTGCTGATATTGTTGGTGCAGATGATTTGGTCGAAGATATTCAAAAAGGTATAATGAATTTTGATGTTCTTATAGCTACTCCAAATTTAATGGGTCTTGTAGGTAAGGTCGGTAGAATTTTAGGACCAAAAGGATTAATGCCAAACCCAAAAACTGGCACAGTTACAATGGATGTTGCACAAGCTGTTAACAATGCAAAAAGCGGCCAAGTAAATTTCCGTGTTGATAAGCAAGGAAATATACATGCAGGTCTTGGTAAAGTTAATTTTACTAAAGAACAATTAAATGAAAATATTTCAACATTTATTAAAGCGATCAATAAACATAAGCCTGCAACAGCAAAGGGCAGATATGTTAAAAATGCTTCGTTGTCTTTGACAATGAGCCCATCTATAGCTCTTGATACTCAAGAAGTTATGGACTTAAAATAAAACTAAAAATTAAAATTTATATCTTAGATTGGAGATAGCCGAGGCCATTGGGCTTAATTGATTCGACCCGCTCTGCTTGAAATCACCGGTCGGAAAGGAGAAAAAGTGACACGTAACGAAAAAACTGAAGTTGTTGCAAAATTAGAGAGTGAATTTAAAACTGCTGAAGCTATTATAGTTTGTGACTATCGTGGCCTTTCAGTAAAGAAACTTGAAGTTTTAAGAAATTCTGCTAAAGAACAAAATGTAAAAGTTCAGGTTATTAAAAATACTCTTGCAAATATTGCTCTTAAAAATTCTGATAAAGTCGGAATGGAACTCAAAGATACAAATATCTATCTTTGGAGTGAAGATCAATTAGCAGTAACTAAAGTAGCCGCAAAATTTGAAGAGTCTAATGCTGATCTTTTTAAAATAAAAACAGCTTATATTGATGGCGAAGTTGCTAGCGTTGATAAAGTTAAAGCTCTATCTAAAATGCCTAGCCGTGATGAGCTTATTGCGATGCTTTTGCAAGTTTGGAATGCGCCAATTCAAAATTTCACAATTGGTTTGAATGCGCTTAAAGAGAAAAAA
The sequence above is drawn from the Campylobacter concisus genome and encodes:
- the nusG gene encoding transcription termination/antitermination protein NusG; translated protein: MSHKWYAIQTYAGSEMAVKRGIENLVKDHGIEDQLKEVIVPTEDVIEIKNGKQKINERTLYPGYAFACLDLDTALWHRIQSLPKVGRFIGEAKKPTPLSEKDINTILEKVQKRAAPKPKIFFEDGESVRITEGPFANFTGIVEEYDMIHGKLRLNVSIFGRSTPVDILYSQVEKII
- the rplK gene encoding 50S ribosomal protein L11, whose translation is MAKKVIGEIKLQIAATKANPSPPVGPALGQKGVNIMEFCKAFNERTKDMVGFNIPVVITVYADKSFTFITKQPPATDLIKKAAGITKGTDNPLKNKVGKLTKAQVLEIVEKKLVDLNTNDKEQAAKIIAGSARSMGVEVID
- the rplA gene encoding 50S ribosomal protein L1, with amino-acid sequence MGKTSKRFQELLKKVEQDKIYNLSEAIDTVKTLASAKFNETVEIALKLNVDPRHADQMVRGSVVLPAGTGKTVRVAVIAKDTKADEAKAAGADIVGADDLVEDIQKGIMNFDVLIATPNLMGLVGKVGRILGPKGLMPNPKTGTVTMDVAQAVNNAKSGQVNFRVDKQGNIHAGLGKVNFTKEQLNENISTFIKAINKHKPATAKGRYVKNASLSLTMSPSIALDTQEVMDLK
- the rplJ gene encoding 50S ribosomal protein L10; amino-acid sequence: MTRNEKTEVVAKLESEFKTAEAIIVCDYRGLSVKKLEVLRNSAKEQNVKVQVIKNTLANIALKNSDKVGMELKDTNIYLWSEDQLAVTKVAAKFEESNADLFKIKTAYIDGEVASVDKVKALSKMPSRDELIAMLLQVWNAPIQNFTIGLNALKEKKEQSA